Genomic segment of Sinorhizobium meliloti:
CGGCTCGATCGATAGGGCAATCCGTCCGAACCGGCGGGCGGCTCATCCCCAGGTCAGCGGATCCAACCGAAGATAGAAAGCGAGACGATCTTCGTCCGGTGCCGAGATCCCGTGAATGGCGAAGAGGCAGTCCCGGGCGGTCTCCGCATCGCCCTGTCCGGTCCAGCTTTCGCGAGCGTTGCCAAGGAGGAGCGAAAAATCGACGTATCGATCCGCCGTTCCCAGCCGACTCAGATCGATAACGCCCGTGCAGCGGTGTGTATCCGGATCAATCATGAAGTTGGGCAGGCATGCGTCGCCATGGCAGACTACGAGACCGGAAGGCTCATCGATCAGGTGCCTCGGCAGTTCAGCCCGCAGAGCGTCGAACAGTTCGCCCGGCGGAGTGTTCTGATCCTCCGGGGCCAGGAAATCCGGATTGACGGCATCGCGCCGGACGACATCCGCGGCCCGGTCGAACATCGACGCGAGTCGCCGCTCGAAGGGGCAGGATTCCGTTGGCAGTCCATGCAGCAGCTTCAATTGCCGCACGATCGACGGCCAGGCCTTCTTGAGGTCGACCGCGGAGAGCTCGCTTGCCGGCACGCCCGGCAGCGCGCTGATGACGACACATGCTTCATTCTCTGCCGCGATCCACTCGCAGACGGACGGCGAGCCCACGCGGAACGGCGCCAGCCACGCGACACGATCGCGCTCGCCCTCGAGCAGTGCCATGGCCTTACCGCTCGCAATCTTCGCATAGGCGCTACCGTCGCTGCGACGATAGACGCGGTCACAGGATTCTCCGTGACGAACCGGTATCCATTGCCGACCTACGGGCAGTTTCGGAAGTAGCGTTTCGTCACCGGCGTCGCGCCTGCTCATGAAACCCGCCATTGCAAGTCGGCAACCGCCATCATCCCCGTCCGCGATAGGTCGGCACGCCCTGATCCGGCAGCCAGACGCCCTCCGGCGGGTTTCCCGTCTGCCAGAAAACGTCGATCGGGATGCCGCCGCGGGGATACCAGTAGGCGCCGATCCGTAGCCACTTCGGCGAAAGCAGCGAAACCAGCCGCTTGGCGATCTCGATCGTGCAATCCTCGTGGAAAGCGCCGTGGTTGCGGAACGAATGCAGGAACAGCTTGAGTGATTTCGATTCGACCAGCCAGCCGTCCGGCACATAGTCGATGACGATATGCGCGAAGTCGGGCTGCCCGGTCATCGGGCAAAGCGAGGTG
This window contains:
- a CDS encoding APH(3'') family aminoglycoside O-phosphotransferase, yielding MSRRDAGDETLLPKLPVGRQWIPVRHGESCDRVYRRSDGSAYAKIASGKAMALLEGERDRVAWLAPFRVGSPSVCEWIAAENEACVVISALPGVPASELSAVDLKKAWPSIVRQLKLLHGLPTESCPFERRLASMFDRAADVVRRDAVNPDFLAPEDQNTPPGELFDALRAELPRHLIDEPSGLVVCHGDACLPNFMIDPDTHRCTGVIDLSRLGTADRYVDFSLLLGNARESWTGQGDAETARDCLFAIHGISAPDEDRLAFYLRLDPLTWG
- the queF gene encoding preQ(1) synthase, which codes for MTKTDVSGLSQLGTKVDLPQCPEEAVLERVPSGHGGTDFVVRFTAPEFTSLCPMTGQPDFAHIVIDYVPDGWLVESKSLKLFLHSFRNHGAFHEDCTIEIAKRLVSLLSPKWLRIGAYWYPRGGIPIDVFWQTGNPPEGVWLPDQGVPTYRGRG